In the genome of Gaiellales bacterium, one region contains:
- a CDS encoding MFS transporter, with amino-acid sequence MGQSLKPLRDVLANRALRRLQVAWAASMTGALAFLIPLAVVSYHDGGGATGVGIVMLLRTAACAVFAPFTSILADRTSPRRVMMIADLIRAAIILVLALAVHAGSGIGVVYVLAVCVSIVTTVFRPAQAALMPALARTPEELTASNAVAVTIESAAIFLGPGIGGLLLAVSGSDTTFAACAGLLVLSAALIAVVPEPSARPEQGREERGAGWLRTATAGFRELAATPLLATVVGVYALQALVAGALGVFTVVLALQQLHIGNAGVGYLDSAFGLGGIVGGIGAATLAGGRRLALAFAGGVIVWGVGIALVGVSTSTALVCVLLAGVGAGNTVVDVAAITLLQRSAPADVIGRVFGVLEAIMLTALGAGSILAPALISLLGTRPAIVVTGLSLPVVVALTGHWLVRLDALSPERRAHVQLLRELTVFAPLTQPALEGLASRLERVEAAEGTVVVREGEPGEKFYIVEEGALAVTVGGEARTPIHAGGFFGEIALLRETPRTATVTATTDCRLLTVEREHFLAAVTGHAESAAAADLVVSRRLAALRPAVTTI; translated from the coding sequence ATGGGCCAGTCGCTCAAACCGCTGCGCGACGTCCTCGCGAACCGCGCGCTGCGGCGCCTGCAGGTCGCGTGGGCGGCGTCGATGACCGGCGCATTGGCGTTCCTGATCCCGCTCGCGGTCGTGTCGTACCACGACGGCGGCGGTGCGACCGGCGTCGGCATCGTGATGCTCCTGCGCACGGCCGCGTGCGCCGTCTTCGCGCCGTTCACCTCGATCCTGGCCGACCGCACGTCGCCACGGCGGGTGATGATGATCGCCGACCTGATCCGCGCGGCGATCATCCTGGTGCTCGCGCTCGCCGTCCACGCGGGGTCGGGCATCGGCGTCGTCTACGTCCTGGCGGTCTGCGTCTCGATCGTGACGACGGTGTTCCGGCCCGCGCAGGCGGCGCTCATGCCCGCGCTCGCGCGCACGCCGGAGGAGCTGACGGCCTCGAACGCCGTCGCCGTGACGATCGAGAGCGCGGCGATCTTCCTCGGGCCCGGGATCGGCGGCCTGCTGCTGGCGGTGTCCGGCAGCGACACGACCTTCGCGGCCTGCGCCGGCCTGCTCGTCCTTTCGGCGGCGCTGATCGCCGTCGTCCCGGAGCCTTCGGCCCGTCCCGAGCAGGGCCGGGAGGAGCGTGGCGCCGGATGGCTGCGCACCGCGACCGCCGGCTTCCGCGAGCTCGCCGCGACGCCGCTGCTCGCGACCGTCGTGGGCGTATACGCCCTGCAGGCGCTCGTGGCCGGGGCGCTCGGCGTGTTCACGGTCGTGCTTGCCCTCCAGCAACTGCATATCGGCAACGCGGGGGTCGGCTATCTCGACTCGGCGTTCGGACTGGGCGGGATCGTCGGCGGCATCGGTGCGGCGACGCTGGCCGGGGGCAGGCGGCTGGCGCTCGCATTCGCCGGCGGCGTGATCGTGTGGGGCGTCGGGATCGCGCTGGTCGGGGTGTCGACGTCGACGGCGCTCGTCTGCGTGCTGCTCGCCGGCGTCGGGGCGGGGAACACCGTGGTGGATGTCGCGGCCATCACGCTGCTCCAGCGCTCGGCGCCCGCGGACGTGATCGGGCGGGTGTTCGGCGTGCTCGAGGCGATCATGCTGACCGCGCTCGGTGCCGGCTCGATCCTGGCGCCTGCGCTCATCTCGCTGCTCGGCACCCGGCCCGCGATCGTGGTCACCGGGCTCTCGCTGCCCGTCGTCGTCGCGCTCACCGGCCACTGGCTGGTGCGGCTGGACGCGCTCTCGCCGGAGCGGCGGGCACACGTGCAGCTGCTGCGCGAGCTGACGGTGTTCGCGCCGCTCACACAGCCGGCGCTGGAGGGGCTGGCGTCTCGCCTCGAGCGTGTCGAGGCCGCCGAGGGCACGGTCGTCGTGCGGGAGGGCGAGCCCGGCGAGAAGTTCTACATCGTCGAGGAGGGCGCGCTCGCGGTCACGGTCGGCGGCGAGGCGCGCACGCCGATCCACGCCGGCGGCTTCTTCGGCGAGATCGCGCTCCTGCGCGAGACGCCGCGCACCGCGACCGTCACTGCGACGACGGACTGCCGGCTCCTGACCGTCGAGCGCGAGCACTTCCTGGCGGCCGTCACCGGCCACGCCGAGAGCGCGGCCGCAGCCGACCTGGTCGTCTCGCGCCGGCTGGCCGCGCTGCGGCCCGCCGTGACGACGATCTAG